In the Elioraea tepida genome, one interval contains:
- a CDS encoding ABC transporter substrate-binding protein yields the protein MITRSLLAAASLAALLAAAPGAATAQGTIRIGMTAADIPLTHGQPDQGFEGNRFTGIPLYNALVEWDLTRADRPTPLRPGLALSWEVDPNDKTRWVFRLRPGVKFHDGSDFNADAVVWNVRKVLDRDAPHFDPRQVGVTATRMPTLRRAEKIDDLTVALFTSEPDSILPFNLTNLFMASPKHWEAKRAAAPNAEAAWNAFAADPSGTGPFRMARFVPRERAEFVRNDAYWGQKAKADRIVLLPIPEANARTAALLSGQVDWIEAPAPDAVPQLRARGMRIETNTQPHVWPWQPCFVDGSPLADVRVRKAINLGIDREGLKTLLGGMMVPAVGTVQPGHPWWGNPSFQIRHDPAEARRLLAEAGYGPQRPLTLKVQISASGSGQMQPLPMNEFVQQNLKAIGVNVEFDVIEWNALFTNWRRGCRDASARGAHAINVSFAAMDPFFAMLRFWDSKMAPPVSNNWGFFSDPRFDAMVAEARQTFDPAARDAALARLHAAGVDEALFIWIAHDVSPRAMSPRVRGFVQPQSWFVDLTLPFIQ from the coding sequence ATGATCACGCGTTCCTTGCTTGCCGCCGCGAGCCTCGCGGCGCTGCTCGCCGCCGCACCTGGAGCGGCAACCGCCCAGGGCACGATCCGGATTGGCATGACGGCGGCCGACATCCCGCTCACCCACGGCCAGCCGGACCAGGGCTTCGAGGGCAACCGCTTCACCGGCATCCCCCTCTACAACGCGCTCGTCGAGTGGGACCTCACGCGCGCCGACCGCCCGACCCCGCTTCGCCCCGGCCTCGCCCTCTCCTGGGAGGTCGATCCCAACGACAAGACTCGCTGGGTGTTCCGCCTCCGCCCAGGGGTGAAGTTCCACGACGGCTCCGACTTCAACGCCGACGCCGTCGTGTGGAACGTGCGCAAGGTGCTCGACCGCGACGCGCCGCATTTCGACCCGCGCCAGGTCGGCGTAACCGCGACCCGCATGCCGACGCTCAGGCGTGCCGAGAAGATCGACGACCTCACCGTCGCGCTCTTCACCTCGGAGCCCGACAGTATCCTGCCGTTCAACCTCACCAACCTGTTCATGGCGAGCCCGAAGCACTGGGAAGCCAAGCGCGCCGCCGCGCCGAACGCGGAAGCCGCGTGGAACGCGTTTGCAGCCGATCCTTCCGGAACCGGTCCGTTCCGGATGGCGCGCTTCGTGCCGCGCGAGCGCGCCGAGTTCGTGCGCAACGACGCCTACTGGGGGCAGAAGGCGAAGGCGGACCGGATCGTTCTGTTGCCAATTCCGGAGGCGAATGCGCGCACCGCCGCCCTGCTCTCGGGCCAGGTGGACTGGATCGAGGCGCCCGCGCCCGATGCCGTGCCGCAGCTCCGCGCCCGGGGGATGCGGATCGAGACCAACACCCAGCCGCATGTCTGGCCGTGGCAGCCCTGCTTCGTCGACGGCTCGCCGCTCGCCGACGTGCGCGTGCGCAAGGCGATCAATCTCGGCATCGACCGCGAGGGGCTGAAGACGCTGCTCGGCGGGATGATGGTTCCGGCGGTCGGCACGGTTCAGCCCGGGCACCCATGGTGGGGCAACCCCTCGTTCCAGATCCGGCATGACCCGGCCGAGGCGCGGCGCCTTCTCGCCGAAGCCGGCTATGGGCCGCAGCGGCCGCTCACCCTCAAGGTTCAGATCTCCGCCTCCGGCTCGGGGCAGATGCAGCCTTTGCCGATGAACGAGTTCGTGCAGCAGAACCTCAAGGCGATCGGCGTCAACGTCGAGTTCGACGTGATCGAGTGGAACGCGCTGTTCACCAACTGGCGCCGCGGCTGCCGCGACGCCTCGGCGCGCGGCGCGCACGCGATCAACGTCTCCTTCGCGGCGATGGACCCGTTCTTCGCCATGCTGCGCTTCTGGGACAGCAAGATGGCGCCGCCGGTTTCGAACAACTGGGGCTTCTTCAGCGACCCGCGCTTCGACGCGATGGTGGCCGAGGCGCGCCAGACCTTCGACCCGGCGGCGCGCGACGCGGCCCTCGCGCGGCTGCACGCGGCCGGCGTGGACGAGGCGCTGTTCATCTGGATCGCGCATGACGTCTCACCGCGCGCGATGAGCCCGCGGGTGCGCGGCTTCGTCCAGCCGCAGAGCTGGTTCGTCGACCTGACGCTCCCCTTCATCCAGTGA
- a CDS encoding aspartate/glutamate racemase family protein, translated as MRLLLLNANTDTAITDRMVSLAAAVAGPGVTVAGATARFGARYISTRAAAAIAAHAALDALADALASGARPDAVLLACFGDPGLAALREISPVPVAGMAEASLFAAASLGARIGVLTGGARWVPMLEEYAAAIGLGGRVRVRALPQTGDAIAADPDNALEGLADAARAIVADGAEAIVLGGAGLAGLAPRLAPRLPVPVLDSLACGLAQAVMLARLGPARASEGASARTPPGDVTGLGAALSALLGG; from the coding sequence ATGCGCCTTCTCCTCCTCAACGCCAACACCGACACGGCGATCACCGACCGGATGGTCTCCCTCGCCGCGGCGGTCGCCGGGCCAGGCGTGACGGTGGCGGGAGCGACGGCGCGGTTCGGCGCGCGCTACATCAGCACACGCGCGGCGGCGGCAATCGCCGCGCATGCCGCGCTCGATGCGCTCGCCGATGCGCTCGCCTCGGGCGCCCGCCCCGATGCCGTGCTGCTCGCCTGTTTCGGCGACCCGGGCCTTGCGGCTCTGCGCGAGATCTCGCCTGTGCCCGTAGCCGGCATGGCCGAGGCGAGCCTGTTCGCCGCCGCCTCGCTCGGGGCGCGGATCGGCGTTCTCACCGGCGGGGCGCGCTGGGTGCCGATGCTCGAGGAGTATGCCGCGGCGATCGGCCTCGGCGGGCGCGTGCGGGTGCGCGCCCTGCCGCAGACGGGCGACGCCATCGCTGCCGACCCCGATAACGCGCTCGAGGGCCTCGCCGACGCCGCACGCGCGATCGTCGCCGACGGCGCGGAGGCGATCGTGCTCGGCGGCGCGGGGCTCGCAGGCCTCGCGCCAAGGCTCGCGCCACGCCTTCCCGTCCCGGTGCTCGACAGTCTCGCCTGCGGCCTCGCGCAGGCCGTGATGCTGGCGCGGCTTGGGCCTGCGCGCGCGTCCGAGGGGGCCTCGGCGCGCACGCCGCCGGGCGACGTCACCGGCCTCGGCGCGGCGCTCTCCGCGCTGCTCGGCGGCTAG
- a CDS encoding flavin-containing monooxygenase yields the protein MRPEDALAEAARKTLAYLDYPKRAWTLPRTAPDGSEASDVLVVGAGINGLAIAFLLARERVARVRVIDAAEEGHEGPWLGFARMRWLRTPKDLVGPDLGVAPLSFPAWYAARFGEAAWQALDKAPNAVWMDYLRWFRSAAGIPVENGTRLIRIEEGEAGLFTCTLATPRGMERAYARRIVLATGVLGAGGPAIPEALTALPKRLCAHSSDAIEFGALAGRAVAVIGAGASAFDNAAMALEAGAAIVTLIARRDAIAQPNLKQAVEAAGFLRHWGDLADDQRLRLHRLLARVSVPPPPDSIARCTVHGERFRVLTSAPLLSVREAGGEVVIETPRGEVRAAFVIAATGFAVDMSARPELDAFAGRIALWRDRVPEAADDPALGAMPYLDGGFAYTARDPADAAVLGRIHDVGIAAVPSVGPICVGLNGMKFGPDRVVRALTRSLFLEDAEAHIEAVERFAATAAPAGEDPFVI from the coding sequence GTGAGACCCGAGGACGCGCTCGCCGAAGCCGCGCGCAAGACCCTCGCCTATCTCGACTATCCGAAGCGCGCCTGGACGCTGCCCAGAACCGCCCCGGACGGGTCGGAGGCGTCGGACGTGCTCGTGGTCGGCGCCGGCATCAACGGTCTTGCCATCGCCTTCCTGCTCGCGCGCGAGCGCGTGGCGCGGGTGCGGGTGATCGATGCGGCAGAAGAAGGACACGAAGGCCCCTGGCTCGGCTTCGCGCGCATGCGCTGGCTGCGCACGCCGAAGGATCTCGTCGGCCCCGATCTCGGCGTCGCGCCCCTCTCCTTCCCCGCCTGGTACGCGGCGCGCTTCGGTGAGGCGGCATGGCAGGCGCTCGACAAGGCCCCGAACGCGGTCTGGATGGACTATCTCCGCTGGTTCCGCTCCGCCGCCGGCATTCCGGTCGAGAACGGTACGCGGCTGATCCGGATCGAGGAGGGAGAGGCCGGGCTGTTCACCTGCACGCTTGCGACCCCGCGCGGGATGGAGCGCGCCTACGCGCGTCGCATCGTGCTCGCGACCGGCGTGCTCGGCGCCGGCGGCCCGGCGATCCCTGAGGCGCTCACCGCCCTGCCCAAGCGGCTTTGCGCCCATTCCTCCGATGCGATCGAGTTCGGGGCGCTCGCGGGCCGCGCAGTGGCCGTGATCGGCGCCGGCGCCTCCGCCTTCGACAATGCGGCGATGGCGCTCGAGGCGGGCGCGGCCATTGTGACCCTGATCGCTCGACGCGACGCGATCGCCCAGCCGAACCTCAAGCAGGCGGTTGAGGCGGCGGGCTTCCTCCGCCACTGGGGCGACCTCGCCGACGACCAGCGCCTACGCCTCCACCGCCTGCTCGCGCGCGTCTCGGTGCCGCCGCCGCCCGACAGCATCGCCCGCTGCACCGTGCATGGCGAACGCTTCCGCGTGCTGACCTCGGCGCCGCTTCTCTCGGTGCGCGAGGCGGGCGGAGAGGTGGTGATCGAGACCCCCCGAGGCGAGGTCAGGGCCGCGTTCGTGATCGCGGCCACCGGCTTTGCCGTCGACATGTCGGCGCGGCCGGAGCTCGACGCCTTCGCCGGCCGGATCGCCCTGTGGCGCGACCGCGTCCCCGAAGCGGCGGACGACCCCGCCCTCGGCGCGATGCCCTATCTCGACGGCGGCTTCGCCTACACCGCGCGCGACCCGGCCGATGCGGCGGTCCTCGGGCGGATCCACGATGTCGGCATCGCCGCCGTGCCGTCCGTCGGGCCGATCTGCGTCGGGCTGAACGGGATGAAGTTCGGGCCCGATCGCGTTGTGCGCGCGCTCACACGAAGCCTGTTCCTCGAGGATGCGGAGGCGCATATCGAGGCAGTCGAGCGCTTCGCCGCGACCGCCGCCCCGGCGGGCGAGGACCCGTTCGTGATCTGA
- a CDS encoding DUF350 domain-containing protein — MDPVLQSLFSGLPNLVLQFAAAAAIYCAGIAAYKRLTPYHELDLIRSGNVATAIVLAGALIGLALPIGATLARSLSVLDILVWGAVASVLQAAAFGLASLLLRELPARVERGDIAAALVAAAVQLSVGIVNAGAMSG, encoded by the coding sequence ATGGACCCCGTGTTGCAGAGCCTGTTCAGCGGCCTGCCCAATCTTGTCCTGCAGTTCGCCGCCGCCGCCGCCATCTACTGCGCCGGGATCGCCGCCTACAAGCGGCTCACCCCCTATCACGAGCTCGACCTGATACGCTCTGGCAACGTCGCCACCGCGATCGTGCTCGCGGGCGCTCTGATCGGTCTCGCCCTGCCGATCGGGGCGACGCTCGCGCGCTCGCTCTCGGTCCTCGACATCCTCGTCTGGGGGGCGGTCGCGTCGGTGCTTCAGGCGGCGGCGTTCGGGCTTGCGAGCCTGCTTCTGCGCGAGCTTCCCGCGCGGGTCGAGCGGGGCGATATCGCCGCAGCGCTGGTCGCCGCGGCGGTTCAGCTCTCGGTCGGGATCGTCAACGCCGGCGCGATGTCGGGCTGA